The following coding sequences are from one Pseudomonas mendocina window:
- a CDS encoding TerC family protein, with translation MTALEPFLFADFLGTATWLWLVFIAVVISLLAFDLGVLHRDNREIGVRESLLLSAGYITAGLLFGVWVFFQKGGDASMDYVTGFLIEKSLSMDNVFLMAMIFSFLAIPRQYQHKVLFWGIMGVLVLRAIMIGLGAALIHEFAWILYVFGAFLFFTGVKMLFSKLDAEPDLESNVLVKFLRKHLRVTDDLHGERFFIRQDDGKGRSVLWVTPLFLALILIECADLMFAIDSVPAIFAITQDPFIVYTSNIFAILGLRALYFALAALIHRFAYLKYALALVLVFIGAKIFLVGIIGKIPAVVSLSVTLGLLIGGVLLSLYKTRGQPPAKL, from the coding sequence ATGACTGCCCTAGAACCGTTCCTCTTCGCCGACTTCCTCGGCACGGCCACCTGGTTGTGGCTGGTCTTCATCGCTGTCGTCATCTCCCTGCTGGCCTTCGACCTTGGCGTGCTGCATCGCGATAACCGCGAAATCGGCGTGCGCGAGAGTCTGTTGCTGTCCGCCGGTTACATCACCGCAGGCCTGCTGTTCGGTGTCTGGGTGTTCTTCCAGAAAGGCGGCGACGCCAGCATGGATTACGTCACCGGCTTTCTGATCGAGAAATCGCTGTCGATGGACAACGTGTTTCTCATGGCCATGATCTTCAGCTTCCTCGCCATCCCGCGGCAGTACCAGCACAAGGTGCTGTTCTGGGGAATCATGGGCGTGCTGGTGCTGCGGGCGATCATGATCGGCCTGGGCGCTGCGCTGATCCACGAGTTCGCCTGGATCCTCTACGTGTTCGGCGCCTTCCTGTTCTTCACCGGTGTGAAGATGCTGTTCTCCAAGCTGGACGCCGAGCCTGACCTGGAAAGCAACGTGCTGGTGAAATTCCTGCGCAAGCACCTGCGCGTGACCGACGACCTGCACGGCGAGCGCTTCTTCATCCGTCAGGACGACGGCAAGGGGCGCAGCGTGCTGTGGGTGACGCCGCTGTTCCTGGCGTTGATCCTGATCGAGTGCGCCGATCTGATGTTCGCCATCGACAGCGTACCGGCGATCTTCGCCATCACCCAGGATCCGTTCATCGTCTACACCTCGAACATCTTCGCCATCCTTGGCTTGCGCGCCCTGTACTTCGCCCTGGCGGCACTGATCCACCGTTTCGCCTACCTCAAGTACGCGTTGGCGCTGGTGCTGGTGTTCATCGGCGCCAAGATCTTCCTGGTCGGCATCATCGGCAAGATCCCGGCCGTGGTGTCGCTGAGCGTGACCCTGGGCCTGTTGATCGGCGGCGTGCTGCTGTCGCTGTACAAGACCCGTGGTCAGCCGCCCGCCAAGCTCTGA
- a CDS encoding DNA polymerase II has translation MQPQQGFVLSRHWRDTPEGTEVAFWLATDAGPRQIRLPCQETVAFIPAEQRAWAEPLLRNEKGVELRELALRDFKRRPVLGLYCRQYRQLLQLEKKLRQVGVDVYEADIRPPDRYLMERFITASVLFDGIEQPDGSLLCKSLKPAADYRPTLRLVSLDIETSARGELYSIALEGCGQRQVYMLGPANGDASIVDFDLEYCDSRKALLERLNAWLQRHDPDAIIGWNLVQFDLRVLRDHAEQLKVPLLLGRGGDVMGWRQHNSSQHYFAEAAGRLIIDGIEALRSATWSFPSFSLESVAQTLLGEGKAIDTPYARMDEIQRMFDEDKPALALYNLKDCELVTRIFAHTDLLAFLLERSSVTGLAADRSGGSVAAFTHLYLPPMHRLGYVAPNLGDIRGENSPGGFVMDSHPGLYDSVLVLDYKSLYPSIIRSFLIDPLGLVEGLHQPDDEHSVEGFRGARFSRTRHCLPAIVERVWQGREVAKREGNAALSQALKIIMNAFYGVLGSSGCRFFDPRLASSITLRGHQIMKRTRELIEAEGHAVIYGDTDSTFVWLGRAHDEDEATRIGRVLVARVNAWWREHLQHEYGLTSALELQFETHYRRFLMPTIRGTEEGSKKRYAGLVLSADGSERMVFKGLETVRTDWSPLAQRFQQELYRLVFADQPYEDYVRDYVKRTLAGELDELLVYRKRLRRRLDDYQRNVPPHVRAARLADEHNQRLGRPLQYQRGGWISYLITTCGPQPLERLLSPVDYEHYISRQLKPVADAILPFVGGEFERLVDGQLGLF, from the coding sequence ATGCAACCCCAGCAAGGCTTCGTGCTCAGCCGCCATTGGCGCGATACGCCGGAGGGCACCGAGGTGGCCTTCTGGCTGGCGACCGATGCTGGCCCGCGTCAGATACGCCTGCCGTGCCAGGAGACGGTGGCCTTTATCCCCGCCGAGCAGCGCGCCTGGGCCGAGCCGTTGTTGCGTAATGAGAAGGGCGTCGAGCTGCGCGAGCTGGCCTTGCGCGACTTCAAGCGCCGCCCGGTGCTGGGTCTGTATTGCCGCCAGTACCGCCAGTTGCTGCAGTTGGAGAAGAAGCTGCGCCAGGTCGGCGTCGACGTCTACGAGGCCGATATTCGCCCGCCGGATCGCTACCTGATGGAGCGCTTTATCACCGCCAGCGTGCTCTTTGACGGTATCGAGCAGCCGGACGGCAGCCTACTGTGCAAGTCGCTCAAGCCCGCCGCCGATTACCGTCCGACGCTGCGCCTGGTGTCGCTGGATATCGAGACCAGCGCCCGTGGCGAGCTGTATTCCATCGCCCTGGAGGGCTGCGGCCAGCGCCAGGTGTACATGCTCGGCCCGGCCAATGGCGACGCCAGCATCGTCGACTTCGACCTGGAGTACTGCGACAGCCGCAAGGCGCTGCTCGAGCGCCTGAATGCCTGGCTGCAGCGGCATGATCCGGACGCCATCATCGGTTGGAACCTGGTGCAATTCGACCTGCGGGTGCTGCGCGATCACGCTGAGCAACTGAAGGTGCCGCTGCTGCTGGGGCGTGGTGGCGACGTGATGGGCTGGCGCCAGCACAACAGTAGCCAGCACTACTTCGCCGAGGCGGCCGGACGGTTGATCATCGATGGCATCGAGGCGCTACGCTCGGCGACCTGGAGCTTCCCTTCGTTCAGCCTGGAATCGGTGGCGCAAACCCTGCTCGGCGAGGGCAAGGCCATCGACACGCCCTATGCGCGGATGGACGAGATCCAGCGCATGTTCGACGAGGACAAGCCGGCGCTGGCGCTCTACAACCTCAAGGACTGCGAGCTGGTCACGCGCATCTTCGCCCACACCGATCTGCTCGCTTTCCTGCTGGAACGCTCCAGCGTCACCGGCCTGGCCGCCGACCGCAGCGGTGGCTCGGTGGCGGCCTTCACCCACCTGTACCTGCCGCCCATGCACCGCTTGGGCTACGTCGCGCCGAACCTCGGCGATATTCGTGGCGAGAACAGCCCCGGCGGTTTCGTCATGGACTCGCACCCCGGCCTGTACGACTCGGTGTTGGTACTGGACTACAAGAGCCTGTATCCGTCGATCATCCGCAGCTTTTTGATCGATCCGCTGGGCCTGGTCGAAGGGCTGCACCAGCCGGATGACGAACACTCGGTGGAAGGCTTTCGCGGCGCGCGTTTCTCGCGTACCCGGCATTGCCTGCCGGCCATCGTCGAGCGCGTCTGGCAGGGCCGTGAAGTGGCCAAGCGCGAGGGCAACGCGGCCTTGTCGCAGGCACTGAAGATCATCATGAACGCCTTCTATGGTGTGCTCGGTTCCAGTGGCTGCCGCTTCTTCGACCCGCGCCTGGCCTCGTCGATCACCCTGCGCGGGCATCAGATCATGAAACGCACGCGCGAGCTGATCGAAGCCGAGGGGCATGCGGTGATTTACGGCGATACCGACTCCACCTTCGTCTGGCTCGGCCGCGCCCATGACGAGGATGAGGCGACGCGCATCGGTCGTGTGCTGGTGGCGCGCGTCAACGCCTGGTGGCGAGAACATCTGCAGCACGAGTACGGTCTGACCAGCGCCCTGGAGCTGCAATTCGAGACCCATTACCGGCGCTTTCTGATGCCCACCATTCGCGGCACCGAGGAGGGCAGCAAGAAGCGCTATGCCGGCTTGGTACTCAGCGCCGATGGTAGTGAGCGCATGGTGTTCAAAGGGCTGGAAACGGTACGCACCGATTGGTCGCCGCTGGCCCAGCGCTTTCAGCAGGAACTGTACCGACTGGTGTTCGCTGACCAGCCCTACGAGGACTACGTGCGCGACTACGTGAAGCGCACCCTGGCCGGTGAGCTGGACGAGCTGCTGGTCTATCGCAAGCGTTTGCGTCGGCGCCTCGACGACTACCAGCGCAACGTGCCGCCGCACGTACGCGCCGCGCGCCTGGCCGACGAGCACAATCAGCGCCTGGGCCGGCCCTTGCAGTACCAGCGCGGCGGCTGGATCAGCTACCTGATCACCACCTGCGGGCCGCAACCGCTGGAGCGCCTGCTGTCACCGGTGGACTACGAGCACTACATAAGCCGCCAGTTGAAACCGGTGGCCGATGCCATCCTGCCGTTCGTCGGCGGTGAGTTCGAGCGGTTGGTCGACGGGCAACTCGGGCTGTTCTGA